A single window of Marinobacter sp. SS13-12 DNA harbors:
- a CDS encoding NrdJb, whose amino-acid sequence MTVKITNKIVGYRVKKADPVASEHQPPVQAETKPVQMNEYIERPDFLLGTTYKIKPPIAEHAMYITINDILLNEGTDHESRQPYEVFINSKSMEHFQWVIALTRVISAVFRKGGDVTFLVEELRSVYDPNGGYFKKGGVFMPSLVAEIGAVIEKHLKAIGLLESEEMSETTKRILAEKRAEFEASHSTATNDDKASDFPPNATMCGKCSTKAVIVMDGCATCLSCGDSKCG is encoded by the coding sequence ATGACAGTTAAAATTACCAACAAAATCGTCGGCTACCGCGTCAAGAAAGCCGACCCAGTAGCCAGCGAGCACCAGCCACCGGTGCAGGCGGAAACCAAGCCCGTTCAGATGAACGAATACATCGAACGGCCGGACTTCCTGCTGGGCACCACCTACAAGATCAAGCCGCCGATCGCCGAGCATGCGATGTACATCACCATCAACGACATCCTGCTCAACGAAGGCACCGACCACGAAAGCCGGCAGCCGTACGAAGTGTTCATCAACTCCAAGTCGATGGAACACTTCCAGTGGGTCATCGCCCTCACCCGCGTTATCTCTGCGGTATTCCGCAAGGGTGGCGACGTCACCTTCCTGGTGGAAGAGCTGCGCAGCGTGTACGACCCCAACGGCGGCTACTTCAAGAAAGGCGGCGTATTCATGCCGTCCCTGGTGGCTGAAATCGGCGCCGTGATCGAGAAGCACCTGAAGGCCATCGGCCTGCTGGAAAGCGAGGAAATGAGCGAAACCACCAAGCGCATCCTCGCCGAAAAGCGCGCCGAGTTCGAAGCCAGCCACAGCACGGCCACGAACGACGACAAAGCCAGCGACTTCCCGCCCAATGCCACCATGTGTGGCAAGTGCAGCACCAAGGCGGTGATCGTGATGGATGGGTGTGCAACCTGCCTGTCTTGCGGCGATAGTAAGTGCGGTTGA
- a CDS encoding adenosylcobalamin-dependent ribonucleoside-diphosphate reductase, with product MNAKAQAVITKIPMQEASLDIWNSKYQLKTKTGEPVDKDIDATYTRVATALAQVENKADRAKHMKDFAWALRHGAIPAGRITSNAGAEAHKPATSTINCTVSGSVQDSMNDILEKNHEAGLTLKAGCGIGYEFSTLRPKGAYVAGAGATTSGPLSFMDIFDRMCFTVSSAGGRRGAQMATFDVHHPDVIDFIQAKREDGRLRQFNLSLLITEDFIEAVRNNDDWHLSFPVTEKEAADEGLDLNDPSQFVYRDFPIQKGYVVNDEGKVACKIYRTLKAQFIWDTIMTSTYDYAEPGFILIDKVNQMNNNWFCEDIRATNPCGEQPLPPYGSCLLGSVNLTMFVDYPFTDKASFNYEKYRKVVAIFTRMLDNVVEINGLPLEEQRHEITYKRRHGMGILGLGSTLAMLRMPYGSAESVQFTEDVVREMAVEGWRQSLALAEEKGPAPIMDDEFEVTPKMLTKCPQLSKDGYKLGDKLKGKVLHAKYSRYMQQIAGVEPELIEQLAEKGGRFTHHTSIAPTGTISLSLANNASNGIEPSFSHHYARNIIREGRKTKEKVDVFSFELLAYRHLVNPGAMPFSEEEDKRLPEYFTTSEDVTPAQHVDIQAAAQLWVDSSISKTANVPQDFAYPDFKDIYMYAYDKGLKGCTTFRFNPEAFQGVLVQEKDLENTLYEFTLDDGSKVTLKGNEQVEYDGEIHNAANLFDALKEGTYGKY from the coding sequence CGCCAAGCACATGAAGGATTTTGCCTGGGCCCTTCGCCACGGTGCCATCCCGGCTGGCCGCATTACCTCCAACGCCGGCGCAGAGGCCCACAAACCGGCCACCTCCACCATTAACTGCACCGTGTCCGGCTCCGTTCAGGATTCCATGAACGACATCCTGGAGAAAAACCACGAAGCGGGCCTGACCCTGAAAGCAGGCTGCGGCATCGGTTACGAGTTCTCTACCCTGCGCCCGAAGGGTGCCTACGTCGCCGGCGCCGGTGCCACCACATCCGGCCCGCTGTCGTTCATGGATATCTTCGACCGCATGTGTTTCACCGTGTCTTCCGCCGGTGGCCGCCGTGGTGCCCAGATGGCCACGTTCGACGTGCACCACCCGGACGTGATCGACTTCATCCAGGCCAAGCGTGAAGACGGCCGCCTGCGCCAGTTCAACCTGTCGCTGCTGATCACCGAAGACTTCATCGAAGCCGTGCGCAATAACGACGACTGGCACCTGTCTTTCCCCGTTACCGAGAAAGAAGCCGCCGACGAAGGCCTGGACCTGAACGACCCCAGCCAGTTTGTATACCGCGACTTCCCGATCCAGAAAGGCTACGTGGTCAACGACGAAGGCAAGGTGGCGTGCAAGATCTACCGCACCCTGAAAGCCCAGTTTATCTGGGACACCATCATGACCAGCACCTACGACTACGCCGAGCCAGGGTTCATCCTGATCGACAAGGTCAACCAGATGAACAACAACTGGTTCTGCGAAGACATCCGCGCCACCAACCCTTGCGGCGAGCAACCCCTGCCCCCGTACGGCAGCTGCCTGCTGGGCTCCGTGAACCTGACCATGTTCGTGGACTACCCGTTCACCGACAAGGCCAGCTTCAACTACGAGAAGTACCGCAAGGTCGTGGCCATCTTCACCCGCATGCTGGACAACGTGGTGGAAATCAACGGCCTGCCGCTGGAAGAACAGCGTCACGAAATCACCTACAAGCGCCGCCACGGCATGGGCATCCTCGGCCTGGGTTCCACCCTCGCCATGCTGCGTATGCCTTACGGTTCTGCCGAATCCGTACAGTTCACTGAAGACGTTGTACGCGAGATGGCCGTAGAAGGCTGGCGCCAGTCCCTGGCCCTGGCCGAAGAGAAAGGCCCGGCGCCGATCATGGACGACGAGTTTGAAGTAACACCGAAGATGCTGACCAAGTGCCCGCAGCTGTCCAAAGACGGCTACAAACTGGGCGACAAGCTCAAGGGCAAGGTGCTGCACGCCAAATACAGCCGCTACATGCAGCAGATTGCCGGTGTAGAGCCGGAGCTGATTGAACAGCTGGCCGAGAAAGGTGGCCGCTTCACGCACCACACATCCATCGCGCCCACCGGCACCATCAGCCTGTCACTGGCCAACAATGCCAGTAATGGCATCGAGCCGAGCTTCTCGCACCACTACGCGCGCAACATCATCCGCGAAGGGCGCAAGACCAAGGAAAAAGTCGACGTTTTCTCCTTCGAGCTGCTGGCCTACCGCCACCTGGTCAACCCCGGTGCCATGCCCTTCTCCGAAGAAGAAGACAAGCGCCTGCCCGAGTACTTCACCACGTCTGAAGACGTGACACCGGCGCAGCACGTGGACATCCAGGCCGCGGCACAGCTTTGGGTGGACTCGTCCATCTCCAAGACCGCCAACGTGCCGCAGGACTTTGCGTACCCGGACTTCAAAGACATCTACATGTACGCCTACGACAAGGGCCTGAAGGGTTGCACCACCTTCCGCTTCAACCCGGAAGCCTTCCAGGGCGTACTCGTCCAGGAGAAGGACCTGGAAAACACCCTGTACGAGTTCACCCTGGACGATGGCAGCAAAGTGACCCTCAAGGGCAACGAGCAAGTGGAATACGACGGCGAAATCCACAACGCCGCCAACCTCTTCGATGCGCTTAAAGAAGGCACCTACGGCAAATATTGA